The Gammaproteobacteria bacterium genomic interval ACGCCGCGAAGCTCTTGTCCTACCTCGGCGTCAACAGCTTCAAGAACTTCACGCCGAACAAGGCGAAGCAGTTCGTCCCGTGCAATTACGACGGCTATGTGATCGGCGACGTCGTGCTGTTTCACCTCGAGGAGAACCTGTTCAACCTCGTCGGCCGCCCGTCCGTGCACAATTGGGTGCAATTCCACGCCGAGACCGGCGACTACGACGTCAAGATCGAGCGGGACGAGCGCGCCGTCGACCAAAAGGGCGGCCAGGTCGTCCGCAAGGCGTACCGATTTCAGATTCAAGGGCCGAACGCGCCGAAGGTCGTCGAGAAGCTGATCGGCGGCCCCGCCCCGACGATCAAGTTCTTCAACATGGGCGAGATGACGATCGCGGGGTGCAAGGTCCGCGTGCTGCGTCACGGCATGGTCGGGCAGCCCGGGTGGGAGCTGTTCGGGCCCTGGGAGGACGGCGAGAAGGTGCGCACGGCAATCGTCGAGGCCGGGGAAGAATTTGGCCTGCGGCAGGTCGGCGCGAAGGCCTATTCGAGCAACACGCTCGAATCGGGCTGGATCCCCTCACCGCTCCCCGCCGTCTACTCGGGCGAGAAGATGAAGCCGTACCGGGAATGGTTGCCCGCCACCGCGTACGAGGCGCGAGCATCGCTCGGCGGCAGCTTCGTCTCCGACAACATCGAGGACTACTATCTGACGCCGTACGACCTGGGGTACGGGCAGATCGTGAAGTTCGACCACGATTTCATCGGCCGGGAGGCGCTCGAGAAGATCGCGGAGAAGCCGCACCGCGAGAAGGTCACACTCGCGTGGAACGACAGCGACGTGAAAGAAGCGCTCGGCTCGCTGGTCGACAAGGAAGGCAAGCCGGCGAAGTTCATCGACTTCCCGTCGGCGGTCTACTCCACGCTCCCGTACGACAAGGTTACGAAGAACGGCAAGACGATCGGGATCTCGACGTGGACGGGCTATACGTGGAATTACCGCTCGATCCTGTCGCTCGCGATGGTCGCACCCGAGCACGCCGAGCCCGGCACGGAAGTCACGGTCGTCTGGGGCGAGGAAGGCGGCGGCACGAAAAAGCCGACCGTGGAGCCGCATCGGCAGATCGAGGTACGCGCGATCGTGTCGCCCGTGCCGTACTCGGAGGTGGCGCGCACCGCGTATCGGCGCACCTGATCGGAGGTGTACGAAAGTGACGTCCGCGGACGTCGCTCCCGAAATCGCACTGGCCGAAGAGCACGATGCGTGCGGCCGTCACGACGAGGCCGTCAACGCGCTTGCTCGCGCGACGCGGCGCGGGGACGTCGAAGCGGCGACACGCCTCGGTAAGCGATTGATCGCCGGGGACCGCGCGCCGCTGCTGCCCCGCGACGGCATTCGATTTCTTCTGGAGGCAGCGCATGGGGGCGGCGGCGAAGCCGCCGCCCGGCTCGGCGTCCTCGCCGCGGCCGGCCTCGACGGACAGCACGACTGGCCGCGTGCGATCGGTCTCATGAGCATCGCCGCCGAGCGCGGCTATGCTCCCGCGCGCGACCAGCGACGACCTGGACTCTCGGCGTCGTCCTCAGCGGGCCCGGCGGACTGGAGAACCTCGTCGCGTCCGTCGACTTCTACGACGTCGAGATCGAAGGCGCCATCGCACCGCTCGATTCGGTGTTCGTCTATTCGAAGTGCTTCAACGCCGACGGCGCCAGCAATCCGGACCTCGTGCTCGACGATCCCGGCGGATGGTGCAGGCTGATCGGGCGAAACGCCGTCACCGGCGAGCGTGCTCAAGTAGACGCCCCGTTCTTCAACTCGGGAGTCCTCGAAACGGCGGGCGTGGACATGACCGTCAACTGGACCTGGGACGTCGGGCCGGGCTCGTTCTACATCAATGCGGTCGGAAGCATCCTCGACGAGTTCAAGACGCAGGATAACCCCGACTCGCCGATATTCGACGCCGCCGGCACGCTCGACCAGGGCGGGCAGTTCGACTACAAGCTTTTCACGACGTTCGGCTACAGCTTCACGAACTCGATCGTCGGCTTGTCTTGGCGACATCTGCCGTCGATCGAGGACGAGACGGCCGCCGACGATCCGGACACGCGCATCCTCGGAGTCGGCTCGTACGACATGTTCAACTTCTTTGCGCGTTACTCGTTTTCGGAGCGGTTCGAGCTGCGCGCCGGCATCGACAACTTGTTCGACGAGGACCCGCCGGTGGTCGGACGAGACCCGGGGACGGCGACGATCACCCCGGACGCGAACCGCGGCACGACGCGCGCGGACTACTACGACATACTGGGGCGGCGCGCATACGTCGGTTTG includes:
- a CDS encoding aminomethyltransferase family protein, with product MHHQSLEGLLAGRNPVEVLRNSPSGPNVYPVVPPEFTNWRDEQRAWQQTCVLFNQSYHMTDMYVSGPDAAKLLSYLGVNSFKNFTPNKAKQFVPCNYDGYVIGDVVLFHLEENLFNLVGRPSVHNWVQFHAETGDYDVKIERDERAVDQKGGQVVRKAYRFQIQGPNAPKVVEKLIGGPAPTIKFFNMGEMTIAGCKVRVLRHGMVGQPGWELFGPWEDGEKVRTAIVEAGEEFGLRQVGAKAYSSNTLESGWIPSPLPAVYSGEKMKPYREWLPATAYEARASLGGSFVSDNIEDYYLTPYDLGYGQIVKFDHDFIGREALEKIAEKPHREKVTLAWNDSDVKEALGSLVDKEGKPAKFIDFPSAVYSTLPYDKVTKNGKTIGISTWTGYTWNYRSILSLAMVAPEHAEPGTEVTVVWGEEGGGTKKPTVEPHRQIEVRAIVSPVPYSEVARTAYRRT
- a CDS encoding TonB-dependent receptor — protein: MAACDRSHEHRRRARLCSRARPATTWTLGVVLSGPGGLENLVASVDFYDVEIEGAIAPLDSVFVYSKCFNADGASNPDLVLDDPGGWCRLIGRNAVTGERAQVDAPFFNSGVLETAGVDMTVNWTWDVGPGSFYINAVGSILDEFKTQDNPDSPIFDAAGTLDQGGQFDYKLFTTFGYSFTNSIVGLSWRHLPSIEDETAADDPDTRILGVGSYDMFNFFARYSFSERFELRAGIDNLFDEDPPVVGRDPGTATITPDANRGTTRADYYDILGRRAYVGLKMSF